A window of Ktedonobacterales bacterium genomic DNA:
GCACAAATCCCAGCGCCTGGGCCAGCGTAAAGGTAATATTGAACAGCGAAAGGGCATTCACCAGTTCACGTTCATCCACCAGCAGGGGGATGGCTGCCCCCTCTGCGGGGGTAAAGAACTGGCTGATGACCGCAATAATAAAGGTCAGGATATAGACTGGCAGCACATCATGTCGATCAATTATCAGATTGACAACGAACCCAAGGGCGCACAGGCCCCGCAGCAAGTTACTCATCCAGAGGACGTGCCGCCGATTGATGCGATCAACGATGACCCCGGCAGGAACGCCGAAGAGCACCGCTGGCAGGCTGAAAGAGATAATTGCCAGGCCGATAAGTGTCGAAGAGCCTGTCACCTCAGCAATCAGGACCAGCAAACCATAATTTGCCGCATTCTGGATGGTTTGCGAAATAAGTTGTGCCAGCCAGAGTTGTAAAAAAAAGCGATTCCGCAGCAGGCTGCGATAGCCTACCTGCGGCGCAACACTCGTCATGCGTTCCCCAAACTACACCGGGCAATCAGTAAACCAGGCCAGAAACCAGCAGCCTCCACCAATAGACAAATCGTTTGACCGCGCCTCCTGGTCACAAAATGCCCTCGACATCAGGGAAAGGTCCGCTCCGCCTGGTTACTCCTGGCCCTCATTGTCAGCGGACGCGCTCGTTTCCGCAGCATGGCTGAGAATCTGCTTCAAGCGGCGCTCAACCTCACTCCTGGGCAACAGAACCCGACGGCCACAGCCCTCGCATTTGAGGCCAATATCAGCGCCCAGCCGCACCACCAGCCAATCATAGCTGCCACAGGGATGTGGCTTGCGCAGCCGGATGCGATCATGCAACGCGAACGGGACAAACTTCATCATCTAATCCTCTATGTGCCTGGTTAACCTCACAAGCCGGGCGAACGATGAGGCGCTGACTGGCGTACCTCTTGCCATGCCGCGAGTGGCTGGCGGTAGAGGCCATGCGCCAGGATATAGGCTTCTACGGCATCCGGTACTTGATAGCGAATGGGGCAGCCACTCGCTGCCCGTCTGCGCAGATCGCTTGAACTGATAGCAATCTGCGGGGCTTCCAGCGGCATCAATCGCTGCTTGATGCCCGGTACAGCTTCCTCTAGCCGCGCCAGGTAGTCCGGGTCCAGTTGATAGCCGGGCCGGTGAACGGCCACTAATGTATCCGCCTGCCGGACCACACCCGCCGGATCGTGCCAGGTGAGCAGATCATCCAGCATATCAAAGCCAATCACAAAAGCGATAGCTGTCTCTGGCCCCCATTGTTCGTGCAGCAGCCTGAGCGTATCCACCGTGAAAGATGGGCCAGGGCGTTCCAGGTCCACCAGGGAAATAGCAAAGGCGGGGTTGCCCGCAATGGCTAGCTCCACCATGCGCAGCCGGTGCTGGGCAGGGGTAATCAGATGGTCACGCTTATGAGGAGGATCGCCCGCGGGAAGGAAGTAAAGCCTATCAAGATGCAGCGCCGAGACAGCTTCCTGGGCCACAATGAGATGCCCGACATGAATCGGATCAAACGTCCCGCCCAACACGCCAAACTGCCGTTGTATCGAGCGCGGGCGTTCCGAAGATTGCGCCATAGACCTGTGAGATCGCACAGATGCTCACCATCCCCTTTGTCTCTGGTTCTGGCTATACCCGATAGTAACAACACCGCATCACCCCTAGCAACCATTGAGTGTTCACCAGAGTTCTCCCCGCGCCATTATATCACAGCGCGCCCTGGCCCTCGTCAGGAGCGGTCCGACGGCTTTCTTAGAAACGGGGCAAGTTCAAAACACTACAACTGGCCCGGCGGCTACCCCTGAGAGCCGATCAGGCTTAAAGAAGGCTAAGAGTTCGTGGGCGCTGAGTGATTCACCTGCTGGGCAAAGCCCACAGCTTGCCGCCAGCGCGCCCAGCACGCGCTCTGGTGAAAGGCCAGCCGCGCGCAGCGCCCCGACACCAGCAGCCTGCTCGCGCTTCGCCAGGCGCGCGCCCTGCGCATCAACGACCAGCGGCACATGCCCAAACACCGGAGCCGCAAAGCCCAGCGCCTCAAAGAGCGTGATTTGCCGGGCCGTTGAGCTAAGCAGGTCTGCGCCACGCAACACCTGCGTTATCTGCATCAATCCATCATCCACGACAACCGCAAACTGATAGGCCGGGATGCCATCGCTGCGCGAGAGGATGAAATCCCCGACGACCTGGGCCACATTTTGCGTCACCAGGCCAACGACCAGATCGGTAAACTGGATCAGCCGGTCTGGCGCCCGGAAGCGCAGGCAGGGCCGTCTGCCCGCCACCTCTCGCGCTTGCCGCTCCGCCGCGCTCAGGTTCCGACACGTGCCTGGATAACGCGGCCCCTCATCACCTGCGTCCTGGGGTGCGCTCGCTGCTCGCGCCACCTCGGCGCGGCTGCAATAGCAGGGATAGACCAGATCAGCCGCGCGCAAACGCGCTAGATAATCATTGTAGATAGCCTGGCGCTCGCTTTGCAGGTAGGGGCCAAAGGACCCACCCCGATCTGGCCCCTCATCCCAATCCAGGCCCAGCCAGCGCAAATCTTCCACTATCCGCGCCACAGCTCCTGGGCGCACGCGAGGCCGATCCAGGTCTTCCACGCGCAGCACAAACGCGCCGCCCGCCTTGCGCGCAAAGAGCCAGGCGAGTAATGCTGTGCGAACGTTCCCCAGGTGCAGGTCGCCGGTTGGGCTGGGAGCATAACGCCCCCGAATGGGCGGCTTGTTCATGACTATAGGAAGCAATTCTCTCAATGGAACCAATTATGGAAAACATCAAATAGAGCGCCCAGCCAGGCTCAGCCTTCGGGCGTCCGCGCCCCCGATGGCAGCGGCGGCACACAACTTGCCGACCACGAACAGCCCTGGGAGCCGCCAGCGGAAAGAAGCGGAGCAACCGCTATGCCACGTTCAAGCAATAAGCGCGTCACCAGACACAGCGGCAAACCCACCACCGTCAGATAGCATCCTTCAACCCGCTCGACAGGATGAAAAAGTTCATGCTGAACGGCATAGCCCCCGGCTTTATCCAGCGGATCGCCCGTCGCCACATAGGCCGCGATCTCCGCGTCGCTGTAGCCGCGCATCCAGACGGCTGTACAACGCTGCCCTGACGTTAAGATACCATTCCGGCAGTCACATAAAGCAACACCTGTCGCCACCTGATGTGCCCGCCCGCGCAGCCGCCGCAGCATCCGCTCCGCATCCGCGCTATCAGACGGCTTGGAAAGCATCTCGCCATCCAGAATCACGGTGGTATCGGCGGCCAGAATCACGCCGTCAAAATCTAGTTTGCTGGCCGCCACGGCCCGCGCCTTCTCTACCGCCAACGCCTCGACCAGATCGGGAAAGCTGCCTCGAAACGCCTCGGCAAAGGCATCTTCGTCCAGATCAGCGGGCGCAATCCTGAACGGAAACCCCAGCCTGCCAAAGATTTCGCGCCGCCTGGGCGAACCCGACGCCAGCAGCAGCGAAGGCATCTGCCCAGAAGCCATTGGGTGTTCTTGCTCGCTCAACGCATCCATCCTACTTGATCAACAACGCTGTTAGCCGCTTAACATATACGCAAGACGGCAACGCACTCGATATGCGCCGTCTGAGGAAACATATCTAGCGGCTGCACGTTCACCAGGTGATAGCCCGCCGTTGTCTCGCAGAGGTAGCGAAGGTCGCGGGCCAGCGTGGCCGGATCGCACGAAACATAGACTACACGGGAGACGCGCCGCTCTATCAGCGCATCCAATACCTGGCGCTGGCAGCCCTGGCGCGGCGGGTCCAGTACCAGCCCGTCAATCGTCTCTGGCAGAGACGGCAGCACCAGTTCCGTCTTACCCTGGAGAATCTGCACGTTGGCGGCGTCGCGCACGTTCCAGAGCGCATCGCGCACCGCGCTTGCCGATTCCTCAATGCCAATCACGCGCCGCGCATGCCGCGCCAGCAGCAAGGCAAACGTTCCCACGCCACAATAGGCATCGGCCACCGTCATCTCCGGGCCAGACTCCAGACCGCGCAAGACCAGCGCCGCCATCTGGTCCGCCTGGAGTGTATTCGTCTGAAAGAACGAACTGGGCCGTATCCGAAAACGCGCTCCCGCCAGTTCCTCCTCCATGCTCTCCTCGCGCACCTCGAACCCCGACGCCTCTAACTGCGCCTGAACTTCCGGCGCGGGTGCAG
This region includes:
- a CDS encoding Maf family protein, translating into MSEQEHPMASGQMPSLLLASGSPRRREIFGRLGFPFRIAPADLDEDAFAEAFRGSFPDLVEALAVEKARAVAASKLDFDGVILAADTTVILDGEMLSKPSDSADAERMLRRLRGRAHQVATGVALCDCRNGILTSGQRCTAVWMRGYSDAEIAAYVATGDPLDKAGGYAVQHELFHPVERVEGCYLTVVGLPLCLVTRLLLERGIAVAPLLSAGGSQGCSWSASCVPPLPSGARTPEG
- a CDS encoding DUF951 domain-containing protein; the protein is MMKFVPFALHDRIRLRKPHPCGSYDWLVVRLGADIGLKCEGCGRRVLLPRSEVERRLKQILSHAAETSASADNEGQE
- the gluQRS gene encoding tRNA glutamyl-Q(34) synthetase GluQRS, whose protein sequence is MNKPPIRGRYAPSPTGDLHLGNVRTALLAWLFARKAGGAFVLRVEDLDRPRVRPGAVARIVEDLRWLGLDWDEGPDRGGSFGPYLQSERQAIYNDYLARLRAADLVYPCYCSRAEVARAASAPQDAGDEGPRYPGTCRNLSAAERQAREVAGRRPCLRFRAPDRLIQFTDLVVGLVTQNVAQVVGDFILSRSDGIPAYQFAVVVDDGLMQITQVLRGADLLSSTARQITLFEALGFAAPVFGHVPLVVDAQGARLAKREQAAGVGALRAAGLSPERVLGALAASCGLCPAGESLSAHELLAFFKPDRLSGVAAGPVVVF
- the nadD gene encoding nicotinate-nucleotide adenylyltransferase, which codes for MAQSSERPRSIQRQFGVLGGTFDPIHVGHLIVAQEAVSALHLDRLYFLPAGDPPHKRDHLITPAQHRLRMVELAIAGNPAFAISLVDLERPGPSFTVDTLRLLHEQWGPETAIAFVIGFDMLDDLLTWHDPAGVVRQADTLVAVHRPGYQLDPDYLARLEEAVPGIKQRLMPLEAPQIAISSSDLRRRAASGCPIRYQVPDAVEAYILAHGLYRQPLAAWQEVRQSAPHRSPGL